From a region of the uncultured Fibrobacter sp. genome:
- a CDS encoding DUF3536 domain-containing protein, producing MEKKHPLYFTIHGHFYQPPRENPWTGVIENQPSARPFHDWNDRIASECYSPNSASRILSPNGRIVDIVNNYDFMSFNMGPTLMGWIRTNAPATYKRIQEADKRSQERLNGHGNAIAQVYNHIIMPLASAEDKKTQIRWGIEDFKFHFGRMPEAMWLAETAINFETVVELIKAGIKFTILSPTQADKFRKLGDTEWTGCSNTDIDTTRPYRIYPRNKDGVLVCDGYLDVFFYNPWLSSAVGFEHLLRNAGTFGSRIRDAWDEKRNDPQLVSIGTDGESYGHHEPFGDMCAAWLYNHYAPDHNMVPVNYGWFLEQFPPQHEVMLKNFHSEGCAWSCAHGVGRWYRDCGCSTGGGPGWNQKWRGPLRDAFNHLKKLADDIFYREFEKISDVNPWDARNNFVEVLVAPEDESRIKAFLAKTVKDPNDPDMCAKAIRLLEIQKFCLFSFTSCGWFFNDIEGLEPVQNMRYALRAMELMEPFLPYGHHIKNEVISILARATSNEHKWNGAEVFTNYAEEKVPVVVKEMAEQAAIFHLNLEDDNEKNKKIAATKIASRRRQTLVRTEYYDKYINERRISTVLAITDMLGRINLVVADGENEQNGLKFVENPNMSTQELQATYPTAYVVRMRNLMSDSIKRINQISTKKYLNEITESFSSFALSHGLSIDSLADPDHTLPDTMRKILSLEINSKIHHLALAYMENDDQKVFDEIKDLIEEAKALHTHFSFGGTGRMFHAKLVKLIDSVFESFDPAAVKHITGLITVADWLGLGIDKTSLENKVFPAYQEYVKYPTSKISGLKPMFSWLNFEV from the coding sequence ATGGAAAAGAAGCACCCCCTTTATTTTACGATCCACGGTCACTTTTACCAGCCGCCTCGTGAAAATCCTTGGACGGGCGTTATCGAGAATCAGCCGAGCGCACGACCCTTTCACGACTGGAATGACCGTATTGCGAGTGAATGTTATAGTCCGAATTCCGCTAGCCGTATTTTGAGCCCGAACGGACGTATTGTCGATATTGTCAATAACTACGATTTTATGAGCTTTAACATGGGTCCGACTCTCATGGGCTGGATCCGCACGAATGCGCCTGCGACTTACAAGCGCATACAAGAAGCCGACAAGCGGAGCCAAGAACGCCTGAACGGTCACGGCAACGCGATTGCGCAGGTGTACAACCACATCATTATGCCGCTCGCAAGCGCCGAAGATAAAAAGACGCAGATCCGCTGGGGCATCGAAGATTTTAAGTTCCACTTTGGCCGCATGCCCGAAGCCATGTGGCTCGCCGAAACCGCAATCAACTTCGAGACGGTGGTGGAACTCATCAAGGCCGGCATCAAGTTTACGATTCTTTCTCCCACGCAGGCCGACAAGTTCCGCAAGCTGGGCGATACCGAATGGACCGGCTGCAGCAACACCGATATCGACACGACTCGCCCGTACCGCATTTACCCGCGCAACAAGGACGGCGTTCTCGTTTGCGACGGCTACCTGGATGTATTCTTCTACAACCCGTGGCTTTCTTCGGCTGTTGGCTTTGAACACTTGCTGCGTAACGCAGGCACCTTCGGCAGCCGCATCAGGGATGCCTGGGACGAAAAGCGCAACGACCCGCAGCTGGTAAGCATCGGTACCGATGGCGAAAGCTACGGCCACCACGAACCTTTTGGCGACATGTGCGCCGCCTGGCTCTATAACCACTACGCTCCCGACCACAACATGGTGCCGGTGAACTACGGCTGGTTCTTGGAACAGTTCCCGCCGCAGCACGAAGTGATGCTCAAGAACTTCCACAGCGAAGGTTGCGCCTGGAGCTGCGCCCACGGCGTTGGCCGCTGGTACCGCGATTGCGGATGCTCGACAGGCGGTGGCCCGGGTTGGAACCAAAAATGGCGCGGACCGTTGCGCGACGCATTCAACCACCTGAAAAAGCTCGCCGACGACATTTTCTACCGCGAATTCGAAAAGATTTCGGATGTGAACCCGTGGGATGCCCGCAACAACTTTGTGGAAGTCCTTGTCGCTCCCGAAGACGAATCCCGCATCAAGGCTTTCCTCGCCAAGACCGTCAAGGATCCGAACGATCCGGACATGTGCGCCAAGGCAATCCGCCTGCTTGAAATCCAGAAGTTCTGCCTGTTCAGCTTTACGAGCTGCGGCTGGTTCTTCAACGACATCGAAGGCCTGGAACCGGTGCAGAACATGCGCTACGCCCTGCGTGCCATGGAACTCATGGAACCGTTCCTGCCATATGGTCACCATATCAAGAACGAAGTCATCAGCATTCTTGCCCGCGCCACGAGTAACGAACACAAGTGGAACGGCGCCGAAGTGTTTACGAACTACGCCGAAGAAAAGGTCCCGGTGGTTGTGAAGGAAATGGCCGAACAGGCCGCCATATTCCACCTGAACCTGGAAGACGACAACGAAAAGAACAAGAAGATTGCCGCCACGAAGATTGCTTCTCGCAGACGCCAGACTCTTGTACGCACCGAGTATTACGACAAGTACATCAACGAGCGCCGCATTTCGACGGTGCTTGCCATTACCGACATGCTCGGCCGAATCAACCTGGTTGTCGCCGATGGCGAAAATGAACAGAACGGGCTTAAGTTCGTAGAAAACCCGAACATGAGCACGCAGGAATTGCAGGCCACCTACCCCACCGCCTACGTGGTGCGTATGCGCAACCTCATGAGCGACTCAATCAAGCGCATCAACCAGATTTCGACCAAGAAGTACTTGAACGAAATTACGGAATCGTTCTCGAGTTTCGCGCTTTCGCACGGTCTTTCAATCGACAGTCTGGCCGACCCCGACCATACCCTGCCGGACACCATGCGCAAAATCCTTTCGCTCGAAATCAACTCCAAGATTCACCATCTGGCACTCGCCTACATGGAAAACGACGACCAGAAGGTCTTTGACGAAATTAAGGACCTGATCGAAGAAGCAAAGGCATTGCACACCCACTTCTCATTCGGCGGTACGGGCCGCATGTTCCATGCCAAGCTCGTGAAGCTGATTGATTCCGTATTCGAAAGTTTCGACCCCGCTGCAGTCAAGCACATTACAGGCCTCATTACGGTGGCCGACTGGCTTGGCCTCGGCATCGACAAGACCAGCCTCGAAAACAAGGTATTCCCTGCATACCAGGAATATGTGAAGTACCCGACCAGCAAGATTTCGGGCCTCAAGCCCATGTTCAGCTGGCTGAACTTTGAGGTATAA